The Puntigrus tetrazona isolate hp1 chromosome 3, ASM1883169v1, whole genome shotgun sequence genome contains a region encoding:
- the LOC122329679 gene encoding alpha-2-macroglobulin-P-like, with protein sequence MAMMEICVWKGFILALLFFAADGERRRPFTLDRPRSEPFAVDGQRSGPWFLVSFPAVIESGSDTKLCASLLKPNESLTMTVSLLDDKNMTTPLVQQSSRTAFHQCFDFQAPQVDGESVQKLNVELQGRAFKLTEERKVMFRRYQPLTFIQTDKPIYNPGQTVNFRIVTMDAKFVPLDQMYSLVVVEDNRSNRIGQWTNISSTGWILQLSHGLNPEAQVGMYTLRAFIGDQMTSQVFEVKKYVLPKFDVTVNAPQMYSVGDVGLKIEACGKYTYGQPVPGQALVEVCREPFPYNVVSEATRFCINKTAKMIDTGCASLTLGTSAFFNTRFESNLQDLFLVNINVTEEETGVVMSKSTTVPITFEVGKVTFMYLPQFFESGSRINGKILASYFNGTPIASKAVYLLDGSQWPNKVLLNLTTNQNGLATFSINTTDFPKAGLNLMASATAEVAYGYKSPFFSSETKTLSLLQAATPDNPMFSELSIVKLEQPLKCGAEYSVTIKYSFVGETGDYSADIIYMVLSRGLIVLHGFEKVEAWASNKVTSDTVSFQLSVSVDLAPAVKILAYCVLPSDNVVTTSASFDTETCFQNKVSLQFSPATAVPGEGNTLTISAQAGSLCGLSAVDQSILIMEPGRHLSAQAVFGLLPVQSLSDYPPGVEDEQECLNVRPRRAVPEDQAYEAFKRMGMKAATNLPIREPQCLMYRGLNYYRNFHDVKYFRSPVALAEMVPAAVEKSAGEESRSSFDVTIRTYFPETWIWQLAQVGDSGSTQVPLTVPDTITTWETEAFCLSSRGFGLAPPVNLKAFQPFFLELLLPYSIIRGETFELKATVFNYLSKCIMVKVRANPSQPMVFTLRPINEAYSSCLCAKGRKTFKWVFTAFVLGTVNVTVNAQAVQSQTPCGNEIVSVPERGRTDVVTRSLLVLAEGVERIKTQSLLLCPKGSVVSEDVTLTFPTDLIQGSARCSISVLGDIMGRALKNLDNLLHMPSGCGEQNMIVLAPNIYILQYLQVTGQLTAAIRQTATRYLQRGYQGQLNYRHNDGSYSTFGYDESNTWLTAFVMRSFGLARNFIFIDPNIFQSVKDWLISKQGSDGCFMQQGTLYHSDMKGGVSDNVTMTAYIATSLLELNVPATDPVITRALSCLRPVVGNLGNSYIMALLAYTFSLAGETSTRWQLLTALDNRATTEGTKLHWSQTTSGDTLAVEISSYVLLAVLSVKPLRTANLTYANRIVNWLVAQQNPYGGFSSTQDTVVALHALSLYATEVFSSEGSSTVTVQSVVAGEDTYSFSVNRENRLLYQDALLKTVPGKYSVKVKGSTCVSVQTACFYNIPTPTKVTKTLSVEAKVTGDCQPLGANLMLNFTVKYNGTKASTNMALVDIKLLSGFTADTSLLGSSPTSFAPSVERVDAGEDHVLVYLKEVPKRVPLTYKLQLKSGLVVKNPKPAVITVYDYYKPSDAFETTYVSPCQ encoded by the exons ATGGCTATGATGGAGATTTGTGTTTGGAAAGGATTTATTTTAGCCCTTCTCTTCTTTGCTGCTGATGGGGAAAGACGGCGGCCATTCACTCTTGATAGACCAAGATCAGAGCCATTTGCTGTTGACGGACAGAGATCAGGGCC ATGGTTCTTGGTGTCTTTTCCTGCAGTGATTGAGAGTGGCTCTGACACCAAATTGTGTGCAAGCCTTTTAAAACCCAATGAGAGTCTCACAATGACCGTTTCTCTACTCGATGACAAAAACATGACGACCCCTCTTGTGCAGCAGAGCTCCCGGACGGCTTTTCACCAATGCTTTGATTTCCAG GCTCCTCAAGTAGATGGAGAATCGGTGCAGAAGCTGAATGTGGAACTTCAAGGAAGGGCCTTCAAACTGACAGAAGAGCGGAAAGTCATGTTCAGACGTTACCAGCCTTTGACCTTCATTCAAACAGACAAACCCATCTACAACCCAGGACAAACTG TGAACTTCAGAATTGTGACCATGGACGCTAAGTTTGTGCCACTTGATCAAATG TACAGTCTGGTGGTTGTGGAG gACAATCGTAGCAACAGGATTGGTCAGTGGACAAATATTTCCTCAACGGGGTGGATATTGCAGCTTTCTCATGGCTTAAACCCTGAGGCTCAAGTTGGGATGTATACGTTGAGGGCTTTCATTGGTGACCAAATGACCTCCCAGGTTTTTGAGGTGAAAAAATATG TTTTACCCAAGTTTGATGTCACTGTAAATGCACCACAGATGTACAGTGTTGGAGATGTGGGGCTAAAAATTGAAGCTTGTGGCAA ATATACATACGGGCAGCCTGTACCTGGTCAAGCATTGGTGGAAGTGTGTCGTGAGCCATTTCCGTACAATGTGGTTTCTGAGGCCACCCGTTTCtgcataaataaaactgctAAG ATGATTGACACTGGCTGTGCCTCCCTCACCCTCGGTACATCAGCATTTTTCAACACCAGATTTGAAAGCAATCTGCAAGATTTGTTTCTTGTTAACATAAACGTCACTGAGGAGGAAACGG GTGTAGTTATGTCGAAATCGACAACAGTTCCCATTACGTTTGAAGTTGGCAAGGTCACGTTTATGTACCTTCCACAGTTTTTTGAATCTGGATCAAGGATTAATGGAAAG ATATTGGCATCCTATTTCAATGGCACTCCAATTGCAAGCAAAGCAGTCTATCTACTGGATGGTAGCCAATGGCCCAATAAAGTACTATTGAATCTGACTACAAATCAAAATGGACTTGCCACTTTCTCCATTAACACTACTGATTTCCCTAAAGCTGGTCTGAATCTGATG GCAAGTGCAACTGCAGAGGTTGCTTATGGTTATAAATCACCATTCTTCAGTTCAGAAACAAAGACTCTGTCTCTCCTCCAAGCTGCTACTCCTGACAACCCCATGTTTAGTGAACTGTCAATAGTGAAGCTTGAGCAGCCACTGAAATGTGGTGCTGAGTATTCAGTGACCATCAAGTATTCGTTTGTTGGAGAGACTGGTGATTACTCTGCTGACATCATTTATATG GTTTTGTCCAGAGGACTGATTGTGCTGCATGGATTTGAGAAAGTTGAAGCATGGGCTTCTAACAAGGTCACAAGTGATACAGTGTCATTTCAGCTGTCTGTAAGTGTGGATCTGGCTCCAGCAGTGAAGATTTTGGCCTACTGTGTTCTGCCCAGTGATAATGTTGTTACTACAAGCGCATCCTTTGACACTGAAACGTGTTTCCAAAACAAG GTGTCTCTGCAGTTTTCTCCAGCTACAGCTGTTCCTGGTGAAGGAAACACTTTGACTATCTCTGCTCAAGCAGGATCTCTGTGTGGCCTCAGTGCTGTTGATCAGAGCATCCTGATCATGGAGCCAGGAAGACACCTGAGTGCTCAAGCG GTGTTTGGCTTGCTTCCAGTGCAGTCATTATCAGATTATCCACCTGGTGTTGAGGATGAACAGGAATGCCTGAATGTTCGACCTCGCCGCGCTGTTCCTGAAGACCAAGCTTATGAAGCTTTCAAG AGAATGGGGATGAAGGCAGCAACAAATCTACCAATCAGAGAACCTCAGTGCCTGATGTACAGAGGCTTGAATTACTATCGCAACTTTCATGATG TGAAATATTTCCGTAGTCCTGTTGCACTGGCTGAAATGGTTCCTGCTGCAGTAGAAAAGAGTGCTGGAGAAGAGAGTAGATCTTCTTTTGATGTTACCATCAGGACTTACTTTCCAGAAACATGGATCTGGCAACTTGCTCAAGTGGG AGACTCTGGATCCACACAAGTTCCCCTCACAGTTCCTGACACAATCACCACATGGGAAACTGAGGCATTCTGTCTGTCCTCCAGAGGTTTTGGTTTGGCTCCTCCTGTTAATCTGAAAGCCTTCCAGCCCTTCTTCCTGGAGCTCTTGCTGCCTTACTCCATCATCCGTGGGGAGACTTTTGAGCTGAAGGCCACAGTCTTCAACTATCTGTCCAAGTGCATCATGGTTAAG GTTCGAGCGAATCCATCTCAGCCCATGGTCTTTACTCTTAGACCAATTAATGAGGCATATTCGTCTTGTCTCTGTGCCAAGGGGAGAAAGACCTTCAAATGGGTTTTCACCGCTTTTGTTCTTG GAACTGTAAATGTGACTGTCAATGCTCAAGCTGTACAATCCCAGACTCCATGTGGTAATGAGATTGTTAGTGTGCCAGAAAGAGGACGCACCGACGTGGTCACACGAAGTCTACTTGTCCTG GCTGAAGGAGTTGAAAGGATAAAGACCCAGAGTTTGTTACTGTGTCCAAAGG gaAGTGTGGTTTCCGAAGATGTGACACTGACGTTTCCTACAGATCTTATCCAGGGATCAGCTAGATGCTCAATTTCAGTTCTTG GGGATATAATGGGTCGTGCACTAAAGAATCTTGATAACTTATTACACATGCCATCTGGCTGTGGAGAACAAAATATGATTGTTCTGGCTCCCAATATTTACATCCTCCAGTACTTGCAAGTCACGGGCCAACTCACTGCAGCCATCCGACAGACCGCCACCCGTTACCTTCAAAGAG GATACCAGGGACAATTGAACTACAGGCACAATGATGGTTCCTACAGCACCTTTGGTTATGATGAATCCAATACATG GTTGACAGCCTTCGTCATGAGGTCTTTTGGCTTAGCAAGGAACTTCATCTTCATTGATCCAAATATCTTTCAGAGTGTGAAGGACTGGCTGATCAGCAAGCAGGGTTCAGATGGTTGTTTTATGCAGCAGGGGACTCTGTACCACAGTGACATGAAG gGTGGAGTTAGTGACAATGTGACCATGACAGCCTACATCGCTACATCACTGCTTGAACTAAATGTCCCTGCTACG GATCCAGTCATTACCAGAGCTCTGTCATGCTTGAGGCCTGTCGTTGGGAACCTGGGAAACTCCTATATCATGGCTCTGCTTGCCTACACCTTCAGTCTGGCTGGAGAGACTAGTACACGATGGCAGCTTTTAACTGCTTTGGACAACCGTGCTACTACTGAAG GCACTAAGCTCCATTGGTCTCAGACTACATCTGGTGATACTCTGGCGGTGGAGATCAGCTCTTATGTGCTGCTGGCAGTTCTCTCCGTAAAGCCTCTCAGAACAGCTAATCTGACCTATGCTAACCGCATTGTCAACTGGCTTGTAGCCCAGCAGAATCCTTATGGGGGCTTTTCCTCTACCCAG GACACAGTGGTGGCTCTTCATGCTCTGTCTCTGTATGCCACTGAAGTGTTTAGCTCAGAGGGCTCCAGCACTGTTACTGTACAGTCAGTTGTGGCAGGGGAAGACACTTATAGTTTCTCTGTGAATCGGGAAAACCGGCTGCTGTATCAGGATGCGCTGCTGAAGACTGTCCCAGGCAAATACAGTGTTAAAGTCAAGGGCTCCacctgtgtgtctgtgcag ACTGCATGTTTCTACAACATCCCAACACCtacaaaagtaacaaaaacacTGAGTGTTGAAGCAAAGGTGACTGGAGACTGCCAACCACTTGGAGCCAATCTCATGTTGAACTTCACAGTGAA ATATAATGGAACAAAAGCAAGTACTAACATGGCTCTGGTGGACATTAAACTCCTGTCAGGCTTCACAGCAGACACATCACTG CTTGGATCTTCACCCACTTCATTTGCCCCGTCAGTGGAGCGGGTTGATGCTGGAGAGGATCACGTCCTAGTGTATCTAAAAGAA GTTCCCAAAAGAGTTCCCCTGACCTACAAACTGCAACTGAAATCTGGGCTTGTGGTAAAAAATCCAAAGCCAGCGGTCATCACAGTCTACGACTACTATAAGCCAA GTGATGCATTTGAGACCACCTATGTGTCCCCCTGTCAATGA
- the LOC122329687 gene encoding alpha-2-macroglobulin-like protein 1, protein MAIMEISVWKGLILALFFFAVEGQKLPPIAVDRPRSEPFAVDGQRSGPLFLVTVPAVIESGSIAKLCTILLKPNESLTMTVSLLDNKNRTTHLVQQSSASAAIYRCFRFKAPCVDVQSVWTLNVVVKGRFFELTEERKVMFRRYQPLTFIQTDKPIYNPGQTVNFRVVTMDDKFVPLDQMYSLVVVEDNQSNRIGQWTNISSTGWILQLSHGLNPEAQVGMYTLRAFIGDQMTSQVFEVKKYVLPKFDVTVSAPEMYSVGDVGLKIEVCSKYTYGQPVPGQALVEVCREPYPYIMVPGVTRLCFNKTAEMNGTGCVSLTLSTSVFFTTTFENNLQDVFLITANVTEEGTDVVTSKSTTVSITFEVGKVTFLELPEFFLHGSIINGKVSASFFSGNPIVSKAVYILDSSQWPNKLLLNLTTNQNGLAAFSLNTADLPKADLILVASATSEVVYGYRSPYFSSDTKTVALLQPASPYSPTFSELTIAKLEQPLKCGVRYPVTIKYSFVGETGNYNADIIYMVLSKGVIILYGIQRVQAWAYNTITSGRMLFRLPVSVDMPPAVQILVFCILPSQNVVAASASFDTELCFQNKVSLQFAPATAVPGEGSVLKLSAQAGSLCGLSAIDQSVRIMEPGRRLSAQAVFSLLPVQSPPYPFDVEDELKCLSVRPRRAVPTDQAYDAFKNVGLKIATNLPVREPQCLMYRGLNYYRNYFYGVGRPIAFLKPEVALAGAADSRESSSPPPITTVRSYFPETWIWQLAHVGHTGSTQVPLTVPDTITTWETEAFCLSSRGFGLAPPVNLTAFQPFFLELSLPYSIIRGETFELKATVFNYLSKCIMVKVTPDTCSAYTLLPSTELYSSCLCANGRKTFKWVLLASVLGAINVTVSASAEQSQSLCGTEVVTVPERGRIDIVTRSLLVLPEGVERTNAQSWLLCPKGSVLSEDVTLTFPTDVIQGSARCSVSVLGDVMGRALKNLDGLLRMPSGCGEQNMIVLAPNIYILQYLEVTGQLTAAIRQTATGYLQNGYQGQLNYRHSDGSYSTFGYDESNTWLTAFVMRSFGLATHFVFIDPNVLQSAKDWLISQQGSNGCFMQRGTLYHSDMKGGVDDNVTMTAYITASLLELKVPVTDPVITNALSCLRPVVGNLGNTYATALLAYAFSLAGETSTTAQLLTILNNLAFSQGTKLHWSQSTFSDTLAVEISSYVLLAVLSVKPLTTATLGYANRIVNWLVAQQNPYGGFSSTQDTVVALQALSLYATQVFSLQGSSVVIVQSSLVGGDVYNFYVTQDNRLLYQEKPLKNIPGTYTVQATGFSCVSVQIACFYNIPTPIKLASTLSVDAKVTGDCQLLGTNLMLSFAVKYDGPKQSTNMVIVDIKLLSGFIADTSPLGSPPNSFVPVVARVDVKGDHVLVYLKEVLKGLAMTYNLVLKQVLAVESLKPAVINIYDYYQPSDSFETTYTSPCP, encoded by the exons ATGGCTATCATGGAGATTAGTGTTTGGAAAGGTCTTATTTTAGCCCTTTTCTTCTTTGCTGTTGAAGGGCAGAAATTGCCACCAATTGCTGTTGATAGACCAAGATCAGAGCCGTTTGCTGTTGATGGACAGAGATCAGGGCC ATTGTTCTTGGTGACCGTTCCTGCAGTGATCGAGTCTGGCTCCATTGCCAAATTGTGTACAATTCTCCTGAAACCCAACGAGAGTCTCACAATGACCGTTTCACTGCTTGATAACAAAAACAGGACAACTCATCTTGTGCAGCAGAGCTCTGCTTCTGCAGCAATTTACCGCTGCTTTCGCTTCAAG GCACCTTGTGTTGATGTGCAGTCTGTGTGGACTCTGAATGTGGTAGTCAAAGGGAGGTTCTTCGAATTGACTGAAGAGAGGAAAGTCATGTTCAGACGTTACCAGCCTTTGACCTTCATTCAAACTGACAAACCCATTTACAATCCAGGACAAACTG TGAATTTCCGAGTTGTAACTATGGATGACAAATTTGTGCCTCTTGATCAAATG TACAGTCTGGTTGTTGTGGAG GACAATCAAAGTAACAGGATTGGTCAGTGGACCAATATTTCCTCAACCGGGTGGATATTGCAGCTTTCTCATGGCTTAAACCCTGAGGCTCAGGTTGGCATGTATACATTGAGGGCTTTTATTGGTGACCAAATGACCTCCCAGGTTTTTGAGGTGAAAAAATATG TTTTACCCAAGTTTGATGTCACTGTAAGTGCACCGGAGATGTACAGTGTTGGAGATGTGGGGCTGAAGATTGAGGTTTGTAGCAA ATACACATACGGGCAGCCTGTACCTGGTCAAGCATTGGTGGAAGTGTGTCGTGAGCCATATCCATACATTATGGTTCCTGGGGTGACTCGTCTGTGCTTTAATAAAACAGCTGAG ATGAATGGCACAGGCTGTGTCTCCCTCACCCTTAGTACATCAGTGTTTTTCACCACGACATTTGAAAATAATCTGCAAGATGTGTTTCTTATTACGGCGAATGTCACTGAGGAGGGAACAG ATGTAGTGACGTCAAAATCTACAACAGTATCTATTACATTTGAAGTTGGTAAAGTCACATTTTTGGAGCTCCCAGAGTTCTTTCTCCATGGATCAATAATTAACGGAAAG GTCTCAGCATCTTTTTTCAGTGGGAATCCAATCGTAAGCAAGGCAGTCTATATCCTGGATTCAAGCCAATGGCCCAACAAACTGCTGCTGAATTTGACGACAAACCAGAATGGACTGGCTGCTTTTTCTCTCAATACTGCTGATCTACCTAAAGCTGACCTTATCCTAGTG GCAAGTGCAACTTCAGAAGTTGTTTATGGTTACAGATCACCATACTTCAGTTCAGATACAAAAACAGTTGCACTCCTCCAACCTGCTAGCCCATACAGCCCAACGTTTAGTGAACTGACAATAGCGAAGCTTGAGCAGCCGCTGAAATGTGGCGTCAGGTACCCAGTGACCATCAAGTACTCGTTTGTTGGAGAGACTGGCAACTACAACGCTGATATCATCTATATG GTCCTGTCCAAAGGAGTTATTATCCTTTATGGAATTCAGAGGGTTCAAGCATGGGCTTATAATACCATCACAAGTGGTAGGATGTTATTCCGGCTGCCTGTCAGTGTGGATATGCCTCCAGCAGTACAGATTCTGGTCTTCTGCATTCTACCCAGTCAGAATGTAGTTGCTGCTAGTGCATCGTTTGACACAGAACTGTGTTTCCAAAATAAG GTGTCTCTGCAGTTTGCTCCTGCTACAGCTGTTCCTGGTGAGGGGAGTGTTTTGAAGCTCTCTGCTCAAGCAGGATCTCTGTGTGGCCTCAGTGCTATTGATCAGAGCGTCCGGATCATGGAGCCAGGAAGACGTCTAAGTGCTCAAGCG GTTTTCAGCTTGCTTCCAGTGCAATCGCCGCCATATCCATTTGATGTTGAGGATGAACTCAAGTGCCTGAGTGTTCGACCCCGTCGAGCAGTTCCTACTGACCAGGCTTATGATGCTTTTAAG AATGTGGGGCTGAAGATCGCAACAAATCTGCCAGTCCGAGAACCTCAGTGCCTGATGTACAGAGGCCTGAATTACTATCGCAACTACTTCTATGGTG ttGGCCGTCCTATAGCCTTTCTAAAACCTGAAGTAGCTCTGGCTGGAGCCGCAGACAGCAGAGAGAGCAGTTCCCCTCCTCCTATCACGACTGTCAGGTCTTACTTTCCAGAAACATGGATCTGGCAACTCGCTCATGTGGG ACACACTGGATCTACACAAGTTCCCCTCACAGTTCCTGACACAATCACCACATGGGAAACGGAGGCATTCTGTCTGTCCTCCAGAGGTTTTGGTTTAGCTCCTCCTGTTAATCTGACAGCCTTCCAGCCCTTCTTCCTGGAGCTCTCCCTGCCTTATTCCATCATCCGTGGGGAGACTTTTGAGCTGAAGGCCACAGTCTTCAACTATCTTTCCAAGTGCATCATG GTTAAAGTAACTCCAGATACATGTTCGGCCTACACTCTTTTACCGTCAACTGAGCTGTATTCTTCCTGTCTGTGTGCCAATGGTAGAAAAACCTTCAAGTGGGTCCTCTTGGCCTCTGTTCTTG GAGCTATAAATGTGACAGTCAGTGCTTCAGCTGAACAATCCCAGAGTCTTTGTGGCACTGAGGTTGTGACTGTGCCGGAGAGAGGACGCATTGATATAGTGACTCGAAGTCTCCTTGTTCTA cctGAAGGAGTTGAGAGGACAAATGCTCAGAGTTGGTTACTGTGTCCGAAGG GAAGTGTTCTTTCTGAAGATGTGACTCTGACATTTCCAACAGATGTGATCCAGGGATCAGCCAGATGCTCTGTTTCAGTCCTTG GGGATGTAATGGGCAGAGCACTAAAGAATCTGGATGGGTTATTACGCATGCCATCTGGCTGTGGAGAGCAGAATATGATTGTTCTGGCTCCCAATATTTACATCCTGCAGTACCTGGAAGTCACGGGCCAACTCACCGCAGCCATTCGACAGACTGCCACTGGTTACCTTCAAAATG GATATCAAGGGCAGCTGAACTACAGGCACAGTGATGGTTCATACAGCACATTTGGTTATGATGAATCCAATACATG GTTGACTGCCTTTGTCATGAGGTCTTTTGGTCTTGCGACACACTTCGTATTCATCGATCCGAATGTCCTTCAGAGTGCAAAGGACTGGCTGATAAGCCAGCAAGGCTCAAATGGATGTTTCATGCAACGGGGGACTTTATACCACAGTGACATGAAG GGTGGAGTTGACGATAACGTGACCATGACTGCTTACATCACTGCATCATTGCTTGAACTCAAAGTACCGGtcacg gatcCAGTCATCACCAATGCTCTGTCGTGTTTGAGGCCTGTCGTTGGGAACCTGGGAAACACTTACGCCACTGCTCTACTCGCCTATGCCTTCAGTTTGGCAGGAGAGACCAGCACTACAGCACAGCTTTTAACCATCTTGAACAACCTTGCCTTTTCTCAAG GCACTAAGCTCCATTGGTCTCAGAGTACGTTTAGTGATACTCTGGCGGTGGAGATCAGCTCTTATGTGCTGCTGGCGGTTCTTTCTGTAAAGCCTCTCACAACGGCTACTCTGGGTTACGCTAACCGCATTGTCAACTGGCTCGTGGCTCAGCAGAATCCTTATGGAGGCTTTTCCTCAACCCAG GACACAGTGGTGGCTCTTCAGGCTCTGTCGCTGTATGCCACTCAAGTATTCAGCTTGCAGGGCTCCAGCGTTGTTATCGTGCAGTCCTCGTTGGTAGGTGGAGATGTTTATAACTTTTATGTGACTCAGGACAATAGGCTGCTGTATCAGGAGAAGCCACTGAAGAACATTCCAGGCACATACACTGTTCAAGCAACCGGATTctcctgtgtgtctgtgcag ATTGCATGTTTCTACAACATCCCAACGCCCATTAAATTAGCCAGTACATTAAGTGTCGATGCAAAGGTGACTGGAGACTGCCAACTGCTTGGAACCAATCTTATGTTAAGCTTTGCTGTGAA ATACGATGGCCCAAAGCAGAGTACTAACATGGTTATAGTGGACATTAAGCTACTGTCAGGTTTTATAGCAGATACTTCTCCg CTTGGATCTCCACCTAATTCATTTGTCCCAGTGGTAGCGAGAGTTGACGTCAAAGGTGATCATGTCCTGGTGTATCTAAAAGAG GTTCTCAAAGGCCTTGCCATGACTTACAATCTGGTGCTAAAACAGGTTCTTGCTGTGGAAAGTCTCAAGCCAGCAGTTATCAATATTTATGACTATTATCAGCCAA gtGATTCATTTGAGACCACATACACATCTCCCTGTCCATGA